In Phormidium ambiguum IAM M-71, one DNA window encodes the following:
- a CDS encoding MFS transporter, which translates to MQNPSNNFANENPEDEKLNFSTKLAFGAGDAGAAITANIGVFFTAIFLTDVAGLDPGLAGWVLLVGKIWDAINDPIVGVLSDRTKSRWGRRLPWIIYGAIPFGITFFLQWIVPNFGGNQWALFWYYVIVSIFFNAFYTVVNLPYTALTPELTSDYDERTKLNSYRFGFSIGGSILSLVIVLLIQNLIPNDRIQQYLLVGLVCAVISVLPMYWCVWGVRDRVLAVAARHPEIEEPVSLPFLQQLKIVLNNRPFLYVIGIYLCSWLAVQLTAAIIPYFVVSWMRLPDPFITQVILAVQVTALVMLYVWSAVSQRVGKRGVYFMGMGLWIIAQAGLFFLQPNQVPLMFVLAVMAGVGVSTAYLIPWSMLPDVVELDELKTGQRREGIYYSFVVLLQKVCLAIAVFLVLKSLDWAGYLKPIANNPPPIQPDSVLWAIRLAIGPLPTLALILGLILTYFYPITREVHAEILLKLRERKLSARD; encoded by the coding sequence ATGCAAAACCCATCGAACAATTTTGCGAATGAAAACCCAGAAGATGAAAAGCTGAATTTTAGCACTAAACTCGCTTTTGGTGCAGGTGATGCGGGTGCAGCGATTACAGCTAATATTGGAGTATTCTTTACGGCGATTTTTTTGACGGATGTAGCTGGTTTAGATCCTGGTTTAGCGGGTTGGGTGTTGTTGGTTGGTAAAATTTGGGATGCGATTAACGATCCAATTGTCGGGGTACTTAGCGATCGAACTAAGTCTAGATGGGGTAGGCGATTACCTTGGATAATTTATGGGGCGATTCCGTTTGGAATTACGTTTTTTTTACAATGGATTGTGCCGAATTTTGGTGGTAATCAATGGGCGTTGTTTTGGTATTACGTAATAGTTTCGATTTTTTTTAATGCGTTTTATACAGTAGTTAATTTACCTTATACGGCGCTAACTCCAGAATTAACTTCAGATTATGATGAACGCACTAAGTTAAATAGTTACCGCTTTGGTTTTTCGATTGGTGGCAGCATTCTTTCTTTGGTTATTGTGCTGCTGATTCAGAATTTAATTCCTAACGATCGCATCCAGCAATATTTATTAGTTGGTTTAGTTTGTGCGGTAATTTCAGTTTTACCAATGTATTGGTGTGTTTGGGGAGTGCGCGATCGTGTTTTGGCGGTAGCTGCTAGACATCCAGAAATTGAAGAACCTGTTTCTCTACCTTTTTTGCAACAATTAAAAATTGTTTTAAATAATCGTCCATTTTTATATGTAATTGGTATCTATCTTTGTTCTTGGTTAGCTGTGCAATTAACAGCAGCAATTATTCCCTATTTCGTCGTTTCATGGATGCGATTACCCGATCCTTTTATTACTCAAGTAATTCTTGCTGTTCAAGTAACTGCATTAGTAATGTTATATGTGTGGAGTGCTGTTAGTCAACGAGTAGGAAAAAGAGGCGTTTATTTTATGGGCATGGGTTTATGGATTATTGCCCAAGCTGGTTTATTTTTCTTACAACCAAATCAAGTACCTTTAATGTTTGTGTTAGCAGTTATGGCTGGCGTTGGAGTTTCTACTGCTTATTTGATTCCTTGGTCAATGTTACCAGATGTGGTTGAATTAGATGAGTTAAAAACTGGGCAACGTAGAGAGGGAATTTATTATAGTTTTGTAGTATTGCTGCAAAAAGTTTGTTTAGCGATCGCAGTTTTCCTAGTTTTAAAAAGTTTAGATTGGGCAGGATATCTCAAACCAATAGCCAATAATCCGCCGCCTATTCAACCAGATTCAGTTTTGTGGGCTATTCGGCTTGCGATCGGCCCTTTGCCCACTTTAGCTTTAATTTTGGGTTTAATTTTGACCTATTTTTACCCAATTACACGGGAAGTTCATGCAGAAATTTTACTCAAACTTAGAGAACGAAAATTGAGTGCCAGAGATTAG